From the genome of Labeo rohita strain BAU-BD-2019 unplaced genomic scaffold, IGBB_LRoh.1.0 scaffold_101, whole genome shotgun sequence, one region includes:
- the LOC127157204 gene encoding uncharacterized protein LOC127157204: MFLKMIKHSEKSYTVCEREVLLEEIIHSQCRVSLNHFISDSFICFHLFHEVRRADYYNSSVIKLFRKLQKKMFILICLCSWSLAGVFSESVSVMEGESLTLNTGVTEMQHDDLILWTFGPLLIAKINGKDNKREFYDDKFRDRLKLNHQTGSLTITNTRTTDSGLYTVTSSKIKMPLNTFNITVYAHLPVPVISSMSSQNLSSSGSPTFQMFTAVFSGECE; the protein is encoded by the exons ATGTTCCTGAAGATG ATCAAACATTCTGAGAAATCATATACAGTCTGTGAAAGGGAGGTGCTACTGGAGGAGATTATTCACAGTCAATGCAGAGTTTCACTGAACCACTTCATTAGCGACAGCTTCATTTGCTTTCACTTGTTTCATGAGGTCAGGAGGGCCGATTATTATAACAGTTCTGTTATTAAACTGTTTCGTAAACTGCAGAAGAAAATGTTTATTCTCATCTGTTTGTGCTCATGGAGTCTGGCTG GTGTGTTTAGTgagtcagtgtcagtgatggagggagaatCTCTCACTTTAAACACTGGTGTTACTGAAATGCAGCACGATGATCTGATATTGTGGACATTTGGACCCCTTCTCATAGCTAAAATCAATGGAAAAGACAATAAGAGAGAGTTTTACGATGACAAATTCAGAGACAGATTGAAGCTGAAtcatcaaactggatctctaaccatcacaaacaccagaaccacagactctggactttatacAGTCACCAGCAGCAAAATAAAGATGCCGCTCAACACATTCAATATCACTGTCTATG CTCAtctgcctgttcctgtcatcagcAGCATGTCTTCACAAAATCTATCATCGTCAGGATCTCCAACATTCCAAATGTTCACtgctgtgttcagtggtgaatgtgagtga